Genomic segment of Paenibacillus sp. FSL R5-0623:
CGCAGATACGCCAGAATGTCCTTGATCTCTTTACGATCATAGAACTTGATGCCGCCGACAATCTGATACGGAATATCAGACTTGATCAGAATTTCCTCTATAACCCGGGACTGGGCATTGGTACGGTACAAAATAGCATGGTTCTGATAGGATTTGCCGTTCTTCACATTTTTACTAATCTCGGAGGTAACAAAATACCCCTCATCATGTTCGGAATCCGCACGGTACACCTTGATTTTCGAACCACCCTCTTTGTCCGTCCACAGTTTCTTCGGTTTACGCCCTGTATTCAGGCCGATCACTTCATTCGCTGCATTCAGGATATTGGAAGTTGAACGATAGTTCTGCTCCAGCAAAATCGTACTTGCTTCAGGGTAATCTTTCTCAAAGTTCAGGATATTGCTGATATCCGCCCCACGCCAGCGATAGATCGACTGGTCACTATCCCCTACAACGCAGATGTGATGGTGACTGTCAGCGAGCATGCGGCACAGCATGTACTGTGCACGGTTCGTATCCTGATACTCGTCCACGTGAATGTATTGGAATTTCTTTTGGTAAAAGTCGAGGACTTCCGGCACTTCTTTGAACAGTTGAATGGTCTGCATAATGAGATCGTCGAAATCAAGTGAGTTGTTGGCTCTTAACTTTTTCTGATACATCTTATATATCTTCGCTACAATACCCTCGAAATAATCTCCTGCCTGCTTCTCATATTGCTCCGGACTAATCAGTTCATTCTTCGCCGTGCTCATCATGGATTGAACTGCTTTGGGCTCGAATTTCTTGGTATCGATATTCTGATCTTTCATACAGCTACGAATTACAGATAATTGGTCCGATGAGTCCAAAATACTGAAGTTGGAGGTAAAGCCAATACGTTCAATATCACGGCGCAGAATACGCACACACATGGAGTGGAATGTGGATACCCAAATGTCGCGGCCCTGGGAGCCACCAACGAGTTGGGATACACGGTCTTGCATCTCACGAGCGGCTTTGTTCGTAAATGTAATCGCTAAAATGCCCCACGGGGGTGCCTTCCGTGTTGCAATAAGGTAGGCAATCCGGTGTGTCAGCACCCGGGTCTTGCCCGAGCCCGCTCCGGCCATAATCAGCAGCGGGCCATCCGTCGCCTCGACGGCTTGCCGTTGAGGGGTGTTAAGTCGTGCAACGGCATCATGTATATTTACAGGTTGCATGCATGCATGCTCCTTTCGTTGGTTGGTCTATAAAGCAAAATTAATAGGTTACACTCACCACTCCGATGACAGAATAATCCTTCGATCGCTGTTATTCCCGGATTTTTTTATCTATTTTTTCAAAGGTGAAAATCCGGTAATAAAGGCGAACGCTCCGCTTCTCCAGCTTATTTCTGTCCTCTACGTTCTCGTGTAAAATTTAGTTCAGCTTATATTTAAGGGTAGTGAAATCACAAGAGAGAACACTTCATTTCTGTGTAAACCTAACTCTTGTATACGAATCGCTTAATTAGTAAGGGCAAAGTTCTATTTTAACAGATCATAAGGGGAAAATGGGGGAATGGTAAACTAAACCGATTAAATGGTTCCTTTTACAGCCAACACCGTCTCAAGTGCCTTATTCAAATCGCTGTACACAATGTTACCTACCACGACAGTATCTGCCACCTGAGCAGCTCGCGTGGCTTTCTCCGGATCATCAATTCCACCGCCGTAGATGAGGTGTGCCCGCTCCAATTGTCTGTGTGTTTCACTAACAAGCTCCATATCTCCGAACGTTCCGCTGTACTCCATGTATACAATTGGAAGATTGAGCAGACGCTCCGCAGCCTGGGCGTATGCCACCGCAGCTCCTGTCGTCAGATCCGTATCTGCACCAGTCAACCGAGCTACCGTGGAGTTTGCATTCAGGACGATATAACCTTCGGCAATCAGTAGATCCCAAGGGATAAGATAACCGTAACGCTCTATGGCTTGCTGGTGGTGCCCAATCATCCATTTGCTGTCCGTTGCATTTAGGACCATCGGGATCAGATATCCATCAAAGCCGGGAACAACAGCCTCCAGGTCGGATACTTCAAGCACACATGGCAACTCATAACGACGCACACGGGACATCAGGTCTACCGTGTTATCATAGGTAATTCCGGAAGATCCGCCGACGATAATTGCATCGGTCCCCGACATGCAGACCAGATCAAGTTCTTCGTCCGTAATCTCCCGGTCCGGGTCAAGCTTAAATACATGTCTCCACTGCTTAATCATGTCTATCAACGAACATTCCTCCAGAGGTTCTTCTGCATCCTAGAAAGCTTGTAAACTAAGTCTAAGTCAGCAGACAGTGAGTGTCAATGTTCGTATAAAAAGGGGAACAGAAAAACATGAATTTTTACGGTTTCCAGGCAAAACGTGTATTCATCTCATCCAGTTCCTGCTCCGTCAGCACGTCCGAGTAGACCCCATACACGCCCCATTTCTCATAGTTAGCCACCTGTTCAGTGTCATTGATGGTATGCACGTAGGTGACTGAGCCTGCACTATTCAGCTTGGCCACGAAATTCTGGTTTACTTTATATTCCGGCATAGTCACGGCATCAATATCATTCTTTTGCACAAAATCAACAACCTGAGCTTCTGTATCCTGTGTGGCATATAACGTATAGATAATGGAAGGGAATGCATAGACTTCTTTTACCGTTTCAAGCATCGGTTCGTTATAGATCTGTACAACCACCCGATCCAGCACGGATGGATCATGTTCTTTGGCTGCATCCACCAGGGACTGTAACACCTGCTGAATGTCCTCGTCCTTTTGTTCCTTGGTGTCGGTTACGATATACATATCCGGGTACTCAGCCAGTACATCTATAATGCAGTCGGCATCCATAGGCTGGTACATACCCAAAATAGGCGTATTCATGAACTCATCATGTGTCAGCGCCCCGGCCTGTTTATCCTCCGAAAGTTCTTCGTCTTGTCCTAGCATTTTGCTCATATTCGCGGTCCATTCATGTCTGGCTACGGCTTTGCGATCCGATGTTAACATAAAGTCGATCTCAAATACACGTGTGCCTTTCTCGTAATTGGCAATCATCGCTTCATAGGCGTTGGTATATGGTTGATCACGAATGCTGCCCATCGCATGGGCGATTAATCTATAAGCGGTAAATCCGTCCCGTTGTTCCTCACTCTCGCTTTCATAGGCGAAAAAGAGTGTGCCCACGGTAACGATCAGTAGTATTAACACGGCGGCAATGCGTTTCATATAGCATTCACATCCTCAGTACCTTTTTGTTAGCTAACTACCCGAATTGATGAGGTGTAAAACAAAACAGCCGCCCGGAGGCGGCTGTTAAATGGTGGGTGCAGTTTGGGAATAAAGCACGGACCTCCACATACTCAGTCCTTTTGCTGTACACTCAACTCTTTCAAAAACGCAATCAGCGCCTCACGCCAAGGTCTCAGAGGTTCCAGACCGTTCGTTCGAATCGCCAGATGATCCATCACCGAGTATGCAGGACGGGGGGCTGGACGCGGAAACTGATCGCTTGTGCATGGCATAAGTTCGGCTGTCGGCTCGAACCCACTCTGCTTACCGGCCTCCTCTCTTATTGCCTGTGCAAACTCGTACCATGTGCAAGTTCCTGAATTGGAAGCATGATAGATACCATATTTTTCACTCGTAGAAAGAGTATGAATGAATCGGGCAAGATCCACGGTATAGGTAGGTGAACCTTGTTGGTCATGAACAACCTGCAGTTGAGGACGCTTCTCCATAAGTGCCAGCATGGTTTTGACAAAATTACTGCCATATATGCCAAACACCCATGATGTTCGAATGATAAACCATTGCGCACACAAACTTTGAACCAGTCGTTCCCCCGCAAGCTTGGACTTACCATACACACTCTGGGGATTGGTTACATCGTACTCTCGGTAAGGTGTACTCCCGCTCCCATCAAATACATAATCGGTACTGATATATACCAGTTTTGCTTTCACTATCTCGGCGGCAACCGCGATATTTCTAGTACCTGATGCATTGATTGCGTATGCTGTATCTTCATCTACCTCGGCCCGATCGACTGCCGTGTAAGCGGCGCAGTGAATAATGATGTGAGGTCGGAACGTTGTAATCATATCTGTGCACTGCTGTTGATCGGTAATATCCATCTGGTTTTTGTCACAGGCCAGTACTTGATGCCCCTCTGCTTGGAAGGTCTTCACCACATCATAACCCAGCTGTCCCGCCGAGCCAGTCACCATAACTCTATAGTTCATTGGGACGAATCACCCATCCGCTTACCGTACTGAAGCTGGACATAATCCTGATACGCGCCTGATTGAATTCTCGTCCACCAGTCTTGATGCTTCAGATACCACTGGATTGTCTCTCTGATCCCTGTCTCAAAGTTATATGCAGGTTGCCAACCGAGCTCTGTACGTATTTTGGTTGGATCTATACCGTATCGTCG
This window contains:
- a CDS encoding phosphatidylinositol-specific phospholipase C/glycerophosphodiester phosphodiesterase family protein; translated protein: MKRIAAVLILLIVTVGTLFFAYESESEEQRDGFTAYRLIAHAMGSIRDQPYTNAYEAMIANYEKGTRVFEIDFMLTSDRKAVARHEWTANMSKMLGQDEELSEDKQAGALTHDEFMNTPILGMYQPMDADCIIDVLAEYPDMYIVTDTKEQKDEDIQQVLQSLVDAAKEHDPSVLDRVVVQIYNEPMLETVKEVYAFPSIIYTLYATQDTEAQVVDFVQKNDIDAVTMPEYKVNQNFVAKLNSAGSVTYVHTINDTEQVANYEKWGVYGVYSDVLTEQELDEMNTRFAWKP
- a CDS encoding heptaprenylglyceryl phosphate synthase; this translates as MIDMIKQWRHVFKLDPDREITDEELDLVCMSGTDAIIVGGSSGITYDNTVDLMSRVRRYELPCVLEVSDLEAVVPGFDGYLIPMVLNATDSKWMIGHHQQAIERYGYLIPWDLLIAEGYIVLNANSTVARLTGADTDLTTGAAVAYAQAAERLLNLPIVYMEYSGTFGDMELVSETHRQLERAHLIYGGGIDDPEKATRAAQVADTVVVGNIVYSDLNKALETVLAVKGTI
- the pcrA gene encoding DNA helicase PcrA, with protein sequence MQPVNIHDAVARLNTPQRQAVEATDGPLLIMAGAGSGKTRVLTHRIAYLIATRKAPPWGILAITFTNKAAREMQDRVSQLVGGSQGRDIWVSTFHSMCVRILRRDIERIGFTSNFSILDSSDQLSVIRSCMKDQNIDTKKFEPKAVQSMMSTAKNELISPEQYEKQAGDYFEGIVAKIYKMYQKKLRANNSLDFDDLIMQTIQLFKEVPEVLDFYQKKFQYIHVDEYQDTNRAQYMLCRMLADSHHHICVVGDSDQSIYRWRGADISNILNFEKDYPEASTILLEQNYRSTSNILNAANEVIGLNTGRKPKKLWTDKEGGSKIKVYRADSEHDEGYFVTSEISKNVKNGKSYQNHAILYRTNAQSRVIEEILIKSDIPYQIVGGIKFYDRKEIKDILAYLRLLSNPDDDISLTRIINVPKRSIGDTTVAKLAAAAGERGISIFRVLQVVDDLGFAGRTRNALVEFYDMIAALHQMVEYLSVTELTEKILEMSQYRLEMQNENTLESRARLENIEEFLSVTMEFEKNNEDKTLVSFLTDLALIADIDSMNDDEEDQSDAVTLMTMHSAKGLEFPVVFIVGMEEGVFPHSRAFMDNEELEEERRLAYVGITRAEEQLFLSCAQMRTLFGRTTANPPSRFLDEIPDELKEDTSMARDRYRRGSSGGGSYGGRGLGSSGGSNFGGGTKLFDHQSKSGSSATSSTPTSRVTTSTSRPTYSTPSSASKPVASNGEAGFKAGDKVQHGKWGTGTIVAVKGTGNDTELQIAFPAPVGVKRLLAGFAPITKVE
- the rfbD gene encoding dTDP-4-dehydrorhamnose reductase, with the protein product MNYRVMVTGSAGQLGYDVVKTFQAEGHQVLACDKNQMDITDQQQCTDMITTFRPHIIIHCAAYTAVDRAEVDEDTAYAINASGTRNIAVAAEIVKAKLVYISTDYVFDGSGSTPYREYDVTNPQSVYGKSKLAGERLVQSLCAQWFIIRTSWVFGIYGSNFVKTMLALMEKRPQLQVVHDQQGSPTYTVDLARFIHTLSTSEKYGIYHASNSGTCTWYEFAQAIREEAGKQSGFEPTAELMPCTSDQFPRPAPRPAYSVMDHLAIRTNGLEPLRPWREALIAFLKELSVQQKD